The following is a genomic window from Coriobacteriia bacterium.
GGGATTCGGCTCCGCGGTGCACCTGGTGCTGCAGCTGGCCACAACGGGGCAGATGCCCGCGTCTGAGCGGATCGACGCGATAGCCCGTGCGTTCTCCCTTGGCGAGGAGGGGAGGGCCGAACTCGAATCGGCGGCCCAGGCGTTTCTCGGCTCCGCCGTGGCCGCAGAGCTCCTCGCGTGTGACATCGTGAAGCGAGAGTGGCCTTTTGTGATTCGCCTGCAGGACGACGAGCACTTCTTCGATCTCTCGGGCAGTCTGGACGCGTACGGCCGAAGCGGGGATGAGGCGCTCATCATCGACTACAAGACCGGAGGCCGAGCAGACGACGAGGGTCTGGAAGAGAGGTACCGGTTGCAGGCGGGCTGCTACGCCCTGGCTGCGGCCCACGATGGATGCAAGGCCATTCGCATCGTCTTCGTCCGACCGCAGGTGTGCGATGAAGCCGGTCGCCCGCAGGTGGTCGAGTTCAGCTTTGGGCGCGACGACGTCGTGCACGTCGAGTCACAGCTCAAGAGCGTCCACGAGCGCATGCGCTCGTGCGAGTACGCTCCGCTTCGGCACTGGGACAGCAGTGCGTGCGAGGAGTGTCCCATCGCCCGGACGGCGTGTCGCGTACCGGCGCCACCGAGCAGACCGCGAAGCTAGCGAGGGGCGGATTCGTCCGCGGCAGCTCTTTGTCGAAGCTGTCCGCAGGCAGCGTCGATATCGGCACCGCGTTCCGTCCTCACGGTCGCGTTCACTCCCGCTGCATCGAGACGGCGCGCGAACTCGTCCACGCGCGCTCCCGGCGCTCGCCCGTGACCCGTGCCCGCAACGGCGTTCATCGGGATGAGGTTCACGTGCACGAGCAGGCCCTGACAGAACGAGATGAGCGCGCGGAGCTCGTCGTCGGTGTCGTTGGCGCCTTCGACGAGCGCGAACTCAAGCGAAGGGCGGCGCCCGGTCGCTTCCGAGTAGCGCTCGAGCGCGCCGCGAAGCCGCGTCAGCGTTTGTCCCCGGACACCCGGCATGAGGGCGTCACGGGTCGTTTGCACGGCGGAGTGCAGCGACACGGCCAGGGTGAACTGCTCGGGCTCCTCGGTGAACCGTTCGATCCCGGCAATCAGCCCGCAGGTGGAGACGGTGAGGTGCCGGGCTCCGATTTCCAGCCCATCGGGTGAGTTCATGAGACGCAACGCGCCGAGTGTCGGCTCGTAGTTCGCGAACGGTTCGCCTTGGCCCATCGCCACGGCGTTGGATACGCGCGCGCCGAAGTCGTCGCCCACCAGCCGAACCTGGTCGAGCATCTCGCCCGGTGCAAGGTCGCGTGTCAGCCCCGATGCCCCTGTCGCGCAGAAAGAGCACCCCATCGCGCAACCCGCCTGCGTCGAGAAGCAGACGGTCAGCCGATCCATAGCCGGGAGCCCGACGCACTCCACGGTGGCCCCGTCCGCCAGACGGATGAGGTACTTGCGGGTGCCGTCGCTTGAGACCTGACGCTCTAAGACGCTAGGGAACGGCAAAGCGAACCGGTCTGCGAGCTGGGCTCGCAGACCGGTAGGCACATCGGTCATCTGGTCGTAGGACCGGGCTCCACGCCCATACACCCAGCGCACGATCTGGGCCGCCCGGTAGCGCGGCTGATCGAGCGACTCGACGAGTCGGGCGATGCCGTCCGCGTCAAGCGTCTTGAGACCCACCGCTTCGGGGAAGCGGGATCGGGTGGGCGTCGCTTCCACGAAGGCTAGCGGCCCTCGAGCTCGGCCAGAGCGCTCAGATACTCCTCGCGGTGCTCGCCCTCGAAGCGACCGACGGCGCGGAAGTACGACGCGATCTCGGGGAAGCCTTCGTCTTCGGCGATCTGCGCAAAGCCCGGATACATGTCCGTGGCCTCGTTGTCCTCGCCATGGGCGGCCGCACGCAGGTTGTCAGCGGTCGTGGTCGCACCGCCGGAGATATAGGCCCAGTGGCCCAGTGCGTGCGCAGTCTCCTCGGCAGCAGCTCGGTCGAACGCCTTCATGGCGCTCTCGGGGGCACCTTCGAGCTCGGCGATGCGCTTCCACAGGGTGTAGCGCCTGTTGGCCTGCGACTCGCCGGCGAAGGCCGCGAGCAGGCTGTTGAGCGTCTCGGTACCGGTCAGATCGCCGGGGCCGTCGTACTCCTTGAACGCGGTCTTGGGCGCTCCGCAGACGGGGCAGTGCTCCGGCGCAGGGCCGATGTGGTAGTAGCCACATCCCAAACAACGATACTTCTCAACCATGGTCGTCCTCTCTCTCGTTTCATTCGGTCCGTTATCAATACCCCCGATTCGCCGTATGAGGCGGGGGAAGTGAACGCGATCGGGCGGGGAGGTCAGGCCTCAGAGCACGGCGGACACACCGCGTGCAGCGTCACGTCGATCCGGCGAACGGGCACACCGGCGGCCCGCTGGAGCGCCGCGCCCGTGTCAGGCGGCAGAACCATGTCGTCGACGCGACCGCAGCGGTCGCACACGACGTGCGCATGGTCTGCCGGCTCAGGGTCGAAGCGCAGGGTGCCTGACACGTCCAGCTCGCGGATCATGCCGGCCTGTGCGAACTCGTGCAGCGTCTTGTACACGGTCGACAGCGAAACACCGGGGAGCTGCTCGGAGACGTGCCGGGCGACGCTGTCGGCACTGGGGTGCGTCACGTTGCCCTCGAGCGCCGCGATCACCGCGCGCCGTTGCGGGGTAACCCGGTAACCCGCGGCTCTCAGCCGGGTGATCGCCTCGTCGGACGTGAGCATAGCAGCCTCAATTCGGAACGAATAGCAATTAGGAAACATTGCGAATAATAGCACCGCCGCGGGCGAAGTCAAGGGTGCAGTATTCAGCAGCAGTGGGGTAGCATAAGCGGTCACACGGTCAGGTCATGCGGGAGAGGGCCTGAAACGGGTACCAAGGAGTTGCAGAAGAGCAGGCGGTCGCCTAGACGGCGAAACGACTTGAGTACGGGAGGGGCAGGATGAGGATGAAACACAGAGCAGTCGTGGCGCTTGCTGTGGTACTGGCGCTGACTCTTGGGGTTGGCGCGACGATGGCACTGGCTCAAGGTGTGCCGGTCGAGAAAGGCAACGCCAAGCCAGAGGACTTCCCGCCGGTGGTGGGATGTGGATGCCACTCGGCCCTCATCGATCAGTGGTCGAAATCCATGCACGCGCAGGCGCTGACCGACCCGCTCTACCTCAGCAAGCTCGCTGAAGGCCAGAAGGCGACGGATGGCGCTCTTGGGGCGTTCTGCAACAAGTGCCATGGCCCCGCGGCGACCATGACCGGCGAGATCGGCAACAAGCAGCTCTCTGCGGGAGTAGCGGGTGGCGTGAACTGCACCTGGTGCCACCAGGCGGTGGGCAATGCGGGCGAGCCCGCGAACGTCTCGCAACTGGTGGTGCTTGATGGCGTGCGACGCGCGCAGATCAAGGACCCCCAGGCTCCGCACCCCGCTCAGTACTCCGCGTTCCACGAGAGCGCCGAGATATGTGGGGGATGCCACAACGTGAACCACCCGGTGAACGGCATGCACCTGGAGGCAACGTACACTGAGTGGCAGAAGAGCCCGTGGGCCGCAGAGGGAGTGACCTGCCAGGATTGCCACATGAGCAAAGCTCCCGGCGAGATCGGGCCCTTCACGGGACAGGCCGCCGGTGGTGCTCCGGAGCGAGACAACCTGTATGCGATGACGTTCACGGGAGCCCAGGTTGAGCTGGGCGATCCCGTACTGGCTACCGCCATGCTGCAGTCTGCGGCGACCGTCAAACTGGAGGCGCCGGAGATCCTTGCCAGCGGCTCATCTGACGTGACGGTCACCATCACCAATGTGGGCGCGGGGCACTATCTGCCCACGGGACTCACTGAGATTCGTGAGATGTGGCTGGAGGTCTACACCGTCGATGAAGCCGGTGCAAAGGCCGTCATCGGCGAGCACATGTTCGGGACGATCCTTGAAGATGCCGAGGGCAACTCGCCGGCCGAGCTGTGGGACGCGGTCAAGATCAAGTCGGACGACCGCATCCCGCCGCGCGAGTCCGTGACCGACAAGTTCTCATTCACGATGCCGGCAGGCGCCGAGCAGACGACGCTGACCGCAGCACTGTTCTACCGTTCCGCGCCCGAAGAGATGGCGAAGAAGGCCGGACTCAAGAATCCGACGACAGAGATGGCGAAGGCCACACAGGTCGTCTACGCCAGCGAGCAGGCGCAGCTCCAAGCGGCGAAGACGGACGTGGGCCAGGGCAAGTTCTTCGACGGGCTGAACCTGTTCGTGGCGCTGGCCGGGCTGGCCGTCGTCGCGGGTATCGTGTTCTGGTTCACGCGTCGCAAGAGGACTGCCTAGCACGCACGTCGGGAGCGGGAATGACGACGGGCCCCGGCATCGCGCCGGGGCCCGTTTGGCATCCTAAGGCACGGACCCGGAACAACGTCAGGGTGTCGCGTCCTCGCTGGGCGTGGTGTCTTCGCTGCCGACAGGCAGCTCTTCCGGCTTGTCGCCGACGACGACGTCCGTCGTGACCTTCTGGCCACCTCGATTCAGCTCGAGCGAGACGGTGTCACCGACCTGCTTGCGTCGAACCAGCAAGATGAGGTCGTCCATCGAGCGAACCGGCTTCCCATCGAGCGTGACGACGACGTCACCGGGCTTGACGTCGGCCTTCGATGCTCCCGATCCGGGGCCGACGCTCACGACATAGGCTCCCTCGTCAACCGACAGATCCTCCTCAGCAACCAGCTCCGGGATGACCGTCCGGCCGACGATTCCGATGTAGGGGTGGCTCACCGAACCACCTGCGATGAGCTGCTCTGCGACTCGAACAGCGGTGTTCACCGGCACGGCGAATCCGATTCCGCCGCTTGCGCCCGAATCCGAGTAGATGGCTGTGTTGATGCCGACGAGAAGGCCGGTGCGATCAACGAGCGCTCCGCCGGAGTTTCCCGGGTTGATGGCAGCATCGGTCTGGATCACATCGACGAGGGGGTAGACGTTCTCAGCGCTGCCAAAGTCGGGCAGAGACCGTCCGAGTGCCGAGACGACTCCGGAGGTGACGGAGTGCTCGAGACCGAACGGGGAGCCGATGGCCACGACGGTCTGTCCGACGAGGAGATCAGTTGAGCTTGCCGCCTCGATCAGCGGGATCGAGGAGTCGACCTTGACCACGGCGATATCGGTCTCCGGATCCTTGCCGATCAGCTCGGCCGGAACGGATGCGCCCGATGCGTCGCGCACGGTGATCTTCGTGGCGTCGTCAACGACGTGGGCATTGGTGATGATGTAGGTTCCGCCGCCCTCAGCGCGCTTGTACGCCACACCTGATCCGGTACCGCCCTTGGGAACGCCGGGGTGATCGCCGGGGAGTCCGCTCTGGCCGCCGCTGACCTTTTCGCCGCTCACGTCGAGATTGACGACCGAGGGGACCGCGGCGGCCGCGGCCGCGACGACCGGCTCCTCAGTCTTGGACGGGACGACCGTGACCTTAGTGGCGCTCCGGCTTGCCGTCGGAGCATCGCCAAGAACCAGCTGTGCGCCGATGAAGCCGCCTGCAAGCCCCGCGAACAGCGCCACGATGAACGAGAGCACAACGGCGACCAGCACCCCACTGCCAGGGCGGCGAGGTGCGGGCGCGGAGGGCTCGGCAGGAGCCACCGGGGGTACAACCGGGGGTACTGCCGACGGCACCGGGGAGGGCGTCTGGGCCACCGGCGGAGGCACTGCCGCGGGAGACTGAGGCTCGACAGGTGGTGTTGCCGAAGGCGTCGTTGGTTCGACGGGTAGCCCCGCGATGGGAGGCGGTTGGGGGGGAGTGGGTTGCTGGGGGGTTTCTTCGGTCATGGAGTGCTCCTTGAGTCGAGGCTTCTCCGCACATCGGTGAGAGCGTGCGATGATGGTCGACGGCCATCATTCACCGTGAGGATACCCCCGGATGTCAGCGATTCACGAACACACCACAGAAGAGCCGCTGACATGCGTGCCCGGAGCCGTGAGGCCGGGGGCCGTCCTGACCGTGCTGGTAGCGGGCACCATTCTGGCCCCGCTCGATGCGAGCATCGTGAACATAGCCCTGCCTTCGATGGCGGCCCAGTTCGACGTTCGGCTCACCCTGGTCAGCTGGGTCACCACGGCGTACCTGCTCACGAGCGCCGCGCTGCTGCTATCGATGGGGCGACTCGGCGACGTGTGGGGCCTGCGGCGTCTCTACATCGCCGGCCTCATCGTCTTCGGAGTCGGTTCTCTCGCGTGCGCTGTCTCGCCGAGCATCGGCTTTCTGATCGCGGCGAGGGTGCTTCAGGCCAGCGGCTCCGCGATGCTGTTCGCGGCGGGGCCTGCGCTCGTCACGCGAACGTTCCCTCCGAACCGAAGAGGGTGGGCGCTCGGGTACATCGCACTCGCGGTCTCACTGGGACTGACCGCCGGGCCCGCCCTGGGTGGGGTTCTGGTCGGGACATGGGGATGGCCCAGCATCTTCATTATCAACCTGCCGATAGTAGCGGTCGTCACCGTCATGTCGTGGCGGCTGCTACCCGATGAGTGTCCGGCGGGCGGCCGTTTCGACATCCCCGGGGCCCTGCTGTCGGGGATGGCACTCTTCTTGGTCCTGATCGGACTTGGTGGGGCCGACCGCGCGGGACTCATCTCGCCGGCGGTGATCGGGCCGGTTGCGGTAGGCCTGCTCCTGGGGGCGGTCTTCGTGTGGTGGGAGCATCGAGCGATTGCCCCTATGGTCGATATGGCGATCTTTCGCGTCAGAGCGTTCTCGGCGGGAATCACAGCAGCGACGCTCGCCTACCTTGCCCTGTTCGCGGTCACGTTCACGATGCCGTTCTACCTGGTACGGGTGCACGGGTTCGACGCCAGAATCGCAGGCCTCGTTCTGACCGCTACGCCCATCACGATGGCGGTGTTGGCCCCGATCGCCGGAAGACGGTCGGACCGTAAGGGAAGTCGCACGCTGGCGACAGCAGGCATCGCGGTGCTGGGCGGCGGGCTGTTCATCGCGTCGTTCCTGGAGGAAGGCACTCCGATCGCGCTGATCGTCGCCGCGCTCGTGGTGGTTGGCTCGGGCATGGCGGTGTTTCAGACGCCCAACACTTCAGCAGTGCTGAGGGCGACCCCTCGCTCCAGCTCAGGAGTCGGCTCGGCGTTCGTTGCGGAGGCCCGAAACGTCGGGATGTCGTTGGGGATCGCGCTGACAGCCGCCATCGTCAGCGCCGCGGTCGGGGCGCAGGGTCTGCCGGGAGGCGAAGGCCCGATACCCGAGGCGGTCGCCACCGCTTTCGTGGGCGGTATGTCGACGGCACTGAGGGTGGCCGCGGTCATTGCGTTGGGAGGCGCCGCGGTTTCGTGGTTCGGTCGCGAGGCCGACCCGGTTGAGGGTGTCGGGGTCAAGCACTAGACTGGCTGAAGCCACGAACAGGAGGCACGGTGACCGACGAGACAAGCGCGCCCGATCCGATCGAAGAGCAGCCCCAGGTGGCTTCCGATCCCGAGATCGCTGCCATCGCGGATTCGCTCGACGAGCCTGAGCCCGACGCGGAGCCGGAGCCTGTGCTCGACGATGCGGCGCCGGTGGAGCCAGAGGCTGTCGTCGCGGCGGCCGTGCACGATGCGGCGGCCGACCGAGTGTCGTGGTGGCCATTCCTCGTCTATCTGGCGCTCTGGTTCGTCTTTGCTGGAGTGACCGTGTGGCGCTTCTACAACATGTCCCCCGGTCAGGCGATCTACGATTCTTCAGACTACGCGCTCTCCGTCTTCGCCGGGATCGCCCTGGCTCTTGCCGGTCCCATCCTGGTACTCGCCACGTGGGTTGCGGCGTGGGGCAAGCCGGGCTCAAGTAAGTGGGGGCTTCTCGTCGATGCGCTGTTGAAGGGTTCTGTGGTAACGCTCGGGGGCGTCGCTCTGTGGTGGATCGCTCTCATGGTCGTCGATCAGCTGAGGCTCGGGCGCATCTTGTGAGCGAGGGAGTGGAAGTCGCCATGACATCGATCGGAGCGCACGATGTGCGGGTGGCCGTCCTCATGGGGGGACGATCCGCAGAACGCGAGGTTTCCCTCAACACGGGAGCGCAGGTCTCTTCCGCTCTGGAGGAGAAGGGCTTCGGCGTTGTGGAGATCGACACGGGAGACGCCGACTTCGTCGCGCGCTTCGCCTCGAGCGACTGCCACGTGGCGTTCATCTGCCTGCACGGCAGGTTTGGCGAGGACGGAACGGTTCAGGGCCTGTGCGAGCTGCTCGAGACCCCTTACGTCGGCAGCGGAGTGCTCGCCAGCGCTTTGGCGATGGACAAGGTGATGAGCAAGCTGTTCTACCGGGCGATGGGTCTACCAACACCCGAGTTCATGGTACTCAAGCGCGGCGAAGAGCTCGATACCGGCGCGGTTGTCGCCATGCTCGGAGACAAGTGCGTGGTCAAACCCGCGAACGAGGGTTCGGCCCTCGGTGTGACCATCGTTCACGAGCCGGCTGAGTTGGCACAGGCGGTGGGCCTTGCCCTGACGTATGACCGGACTGTTCTGATCGAACGCTTCGTCGCGGGCGTCGAGGTGACCGTCGGGGTTCTGGGTAACGAGCACCCCTTGGCGCTTCCCGTGATCGAGATCGTGCCGGAGCACGAGTTCTACGACTACGAGAGCAAGTACGTGCCGGGCATGAGCCACCACATCATTCCCGCGCGAATCAGCGAGGAGGCGCGTGCCGAGTCAGAGCGCCTCGCTATCGCAGCGCACGAGACCCTAGGCTGTCGGGGCATGTCGCGTTCGGACTTCATCGTGTCCGCGAACGGGGCCGTGCAGCTGCTCGAGACCAACACGATCCCGGGAATGACCACGACCTCGCTGCTCCCGGACGCGGCACGGGCTGCGGGAATCGAGTTCCCGGACCTGTGTAGCCGCCTCGTCGAGCTGGCGCTCGAGCCGCGCAGGTAGTGGCCGATAGCCCTCGTGGCGGGCACTTCTTGGTGTAGTCGAGGCGTGTGGGGGATACTGACTTCGAGGGGAACGCGGAAACGACGCGCCAGGGAGGATCCGATGAACTGTTCGAACTGTGGTAACGCCAACGCCGAGGGCTCTCAGTACTGTGCAAGTTGCGGCGCCCAGCTCTTTGGTCAGGCGGCTCCGCCCGCCCCGCCGGTACCACCCGCTCCTGAGGGATATGGGCAGCCCGCCGCCGCCGGTTATGACGAGCAGGTCGCGGGGGGTTACACCGTCGCGCCGCCGCCGGCAGCTCCGGCTCCGCCCGCTTATGGCCAACAGTACACGCAACCGCAGATGCACCCCCAGCCCGGCTACGCTCCGGCCCCGCCGGTCAAGAACCACCTGGTCATGGCGATTCTTGCCACGGTTCTGTGCTGCATTCCGCTGGGCGCAGTCGGCATCATCTACGCAGCGCAGGTGAACTCGAAGCTGGCATCGGGTGACTATGCCGGCGCCCAGCGGGCATCGAAGAATGCCTTGATCTGGTCGTGGGTCGCTATCGGCGGAGGACTCATCGGTGGAGTGCTGTACGCGGTGCTCGCCATCCTCGGCGTCGTGGTCGACAGCCTCTAGTCGGCGGACGAATGCATAGCGCGACGGGAATCACCGATGGACCAGCGGCGAAGGCGTCTGCGGTGGAGCGCTGGTTGCCCGTTGCTGGCTGGGTCGCTCTATTAGGCGGTGCTGCGCTCATCGTGTCCGGATGGGATCGGCTGGTTCCGCCGTGTCTGTTCAGAGAGATCACGGGGCTCTACTGCCCTGGGTGCGGCAGCGGGAGAGCGCTGCTGGCCCTGTCACGGTTCGATCTGACCGCCGCACTCAGCGCAAACCCGCTCGTGACGCTGGGTCTGCCGCTCATTCTTGCCGGGCTCGCTATTGAGACCGCCGACTCATGGGGGCTCGTGCGCAGACGATCGCGTTTCGCCAAGATGCTGCCCTTGGCCGTACTGATCGTGGTGTGTGCGTTCTGGGTGCTGCGCAACATCCCCGTGTGGCCACTCCAGACGCTCGCTCCGCATTAGGAGAGCGGCAGCTCCAAGCGCACCACGGTTCCGCCTCCCGGGCGATCAAGGACGATGGCGGAGCCGCCCGAGCTCTCGATCACGTTCTTGACCACGACCAAGCCGAGGCCCGTGCCCGGCGAACCATCGTCTCGCTCGAGCCGCACGAACGGCTCGAAGACAGTCGATTTCTCTGCATCGGGTATGCCGGGGCCGCAGTCGGCGACCTCGATCACCGCCACCCGACCCTCAACGCTCACGCTGACATCGATCGGTCCCTCGGCGGCGTACTTCGCGGCGTTGGACAGTAGGTTCTCCATGACGCGTGCCAGCGTCACAGGGTCCACGTTGACCGCTGACGTTGTCCGGAGTTGCACCTGGACATCCCTGCCGGTGGCGACTCGGGCGTCCGCGACGGATTGGTCGGCGATGGCACCCGTATCCGCTGTGTCGTGCTTGCGATGGGCACCGACGCGGCCTGCGATGGTGTCCCCCACGAGTTCATCCGCGCGCGCGATCGCGGCGTCTATGCCGCTGTGGGCGGCATCGCGTTCTGTTGCCGAGAGGTCAGCGCGGCGCAGCAGTGCGCTGTAGCCGGCGATGACGGTGAGGATCCCGCGCAGGTCGTGTGCACACAGGGCGAGGTCCGCCGGTGCGGGTCGGGGGTCAGCCATGCACGCTCCTCAGCGGTCCGAGCGGTCGCCACTCCGCGGATGCGGAGCGTTACTCCCCCTCGACAGCTACGAAGGTACCCCTCCACGCCGCCACAGGCAACGGTCTACCTGCGGGGAAGCGATGAAGCTGCGAGGGCTCTTCCTGTCGGGGTGGCCGCCAGCCCGCCGGTGGATGTCTCGCGCAGGCTCGGCGGCAACGAGCGGCCGACGTGGGCCTGGGCATCGACGACCTCGTCGAAGGGGATTCGACAGCACACATCGGCCATCGCGAGTTCGGCGGCAGCAAGGGCCACGGCGGCGCCGGTCGCGTTGCGATGCACGCAGGGGACCTCGACCAGGCCTCCGACGGGATCGCAGATGAGCCCCATCAGGCCTTGAAGCGCGAGGGATGCGGCATGGCCAACCTGCTGGGGCGACCCGCCCGACAGCGTCACGGCTGCCGCTGCTGCCATTGCGGCTCCCGAGCCGATCTCGGCCTGACAGCCCCCGGCCGCTCCGGACAGCGTGGCGCGCGAAGCGATGATGCCCCCGATGCCCGCCGCGACGAAGAGCGCGTCGATCAGCAGTTCGTCATCGGCTGCGGCGCGCTCAGCGATGGTGAGCACCACGGCGGGCAGGATGCCCGAGGCGCCACCGGTCGGTGCGGCGACGACTCTGCCCATGGTCGCGTTGACCTCGGCTGTTGCCAGAGCAGCTGCCAGCGTAGCTGCGAAGGTTCCACCGATGGGTCCCCCCTCAGAGGTGCTCACCCGCTTGGCGTCGCCGCCCACGAGTCCGCTGCGCGACCGCGTGTCCGCAGCCAGTCCGCGGGCGACCGCCTCGCGCATCGTTAGCAGGGTGTCGAGCATCCGCGTCCTGAGGACGACGACTGCCTCACCGGACTCCTCGGCCTCGCGCGCTATCACGGCTGCGACGAGCGAACCGGCTTCGAGCCCATCCTGGCTCAATTCTGCGTAAGATGTGTATGCCACTGACGTCTCCTTGCACAGTGTCTTCTCAGGGGTGATTGTACGCTCGTGGAGGATTGCGTGAGGTGGCCCGCGCGTGGCACCGCACCTGCTCAGCACCGGGCACGGTTCGACGCGACCGAGTTGCGGAGTCTGGACACGAAGGGGTTTGCCATGCACAGCCGTACCGCCGCACTCGCCGCACTGATCGCGCTGCTCACCGTCTCTCCGGGCATCGCCGTAGCGCGTCCAGCGGCCCCGGTCGCTGTCGACGCGTACGTTTCAGACGTCTTCCAAGAGAACGTACACCCCGAAGACTTCCTCCGGGTCGTGAATCTTGAGTGGCCCTTGGTGGAGGATGCAGGCGCATACGAAGTGAGGAGTCCGAACAGGGGGTGGTCGTTCCGGTGCCAGTCGGTGTTCGAGACGCTGACCCCGAGCGATCCGCGCACCGCGGTTGTCGACGGGTTGCCTCTTGAGATGATCTTCGCGAAGGGCTTCTCGGCCACGTGGCACCTTCCGCTCGGCACCGTGACGACGCCCGGCGGAGGTACGGTGACGCTGTTCCCTGCGGGCGAGACCGAAGTCGAGATTCGGGCATTGCCAACGAGCACGTCACCGATCATCGAAGCTAGTGACCCTGTCACCGCGACCGTGACGTGGCGCGATCAGCCGACGGTATCGACGATTGCGGTCGTACCAACGCCCTGGGGCGTCCGCATTGTGCGAGCCACCAGCGGAGGTCAGCTCACGCTCGCCGGTCGGCTCGAGGCGAGGGTGGCTCGCGGAACGTTTGGCCAGGTCGAACAGTACTCGAGGGTCGGCAGCGCCGAGACCTGGGACCCGCTGAGGGATCTGTCGGACTATCCGGCTCGCGGCATGACGTCGCTCGTTCTTGGAGCAGACCCCACCGTGTGGCCTCGTTACGGGTACGTGTTGCCGGGAGGCTTCACCTACGGGCGCGTTCGTGCGGGTTCGACGGTGTTTGATCCGCGGACGGCGGTGGTCACGTATCGGCAGAGCTTCGCGGGCGACATCCTTGAAGTCCCCGACGATAGCGACCAGTTCGTTCGCCTTGGGGCGTCGGTCACCGATAGAACCTACAGGCCGAAGGTGGCACCGCGCCTGGGGAGGCCGACCGTCGCGCAGAGAATGGGACGAGGCACGAAGTCATGGACCGCGACGATCTCGGACGCAGCGAGGGCCAAGGCGCCCGTTCGGTGGGCGCTGTATCGGAAGAAGGCCGGAGTCGCCGCAGGAACCGTCCCCGCCACGGGCTGGGCTCGCGTCGCCAGAGGCACGGCGCGCTACAGCTCTCTGTCCGGGCCGCTCTCCCGGTACCGGGTTACCGTTCCGGTGTCGAAGAGCGGAACGTACCGGCTCGACGTGACCTACCCGGGC
Proteins encoded in this region:
- the rlmN gene encoding 23S rRNA (adenine(2503)-C(2))-methyltransferase RlmN, whose product is MEATPTRSRFPEAVGLKTLDADGIARLVESLDQPRYRAAQIVRWVYGRGARSYDQMTDVPTGLRAQLADRFALPFPSVLERQVSSDGTRKYLIRLADGATVECVGLPAMDRLTVCFSTQAGCAMGCSFCATGASGLTRDLAPGEMLDQVRLVGDDFGARVSNAVAMGQGEPFANYEPTLGALRLMNSPDGLEIGARHLTVSTCGLIAGIERFTEEPEQFTLAVSLHSAVQTTRDALMPGVRGQTLTRLRGALERYSEATGRRPSLEFALVEGANDTDDELRALISFCQGLLVHVNLIPMNAVAGTGHGRAPGARVDEFARRLDAAGVNATVRTERGADIDAACGQLRQRAAADESAPR
- a CDS encoding ferritin family protein, which produces MVEKYRCLGCGYYHIGPAPEHCPVCGAPKTAFKEYDGPGDLTGTETLNSLLAAFAGESQANRRYTLWKRIAELEGAPESAMKAFDRAAAEETAHALGHWAYISGGATTTADNLRAAAHGEDNEATDMYPGFAQIAEDEGFPEIASYFRAVGRFEGEHREEYLSALAELEGR
- a CDS encoding Fur family transcriptional regulator — protein: MLTSDEAITRLRAAGYRVTPQRRAVIAALEGNVTHPSADSVARHVSEQLPGVSLSTVYKTLHEFAQAGMIRELDVSGTLRFDPEPADHAHVVCDRCGRVDDMVLPPDTGAALQRAAGVPVRRIDVTLHAVCPPCSEA
- a CDS encoding multiheme c-type cytochrome, with amino-acid sequence MKHRAVVALAVVLALTLGVGATMALAQGVPVEKGNAKPEDFPPVVGCGCHSALIDQWSKSMHAQALTDPLYLSKLAEGQKATDGALGAFCNKCHGPAATMTGEIGNKQLSAGVAGGVNCTWCHQAVGNAGEPANVSQLVVLDGVRRAQIKDPQAPHPAQYSAFHESAEICGGCHNVNHPVNGMHLEATYTEWQKSPWAAEGVTCQDCHMSKAPGEIGPFTGQAAGGAPERDNLYAMTFTGAQVELGDPVLATAMLQSAATVKLEAPEILASGSSDVTVTITNVGAGHYLPTGLTEIREMWLEVYTVDEAGAKAVIGEHMFGTILEDAEGNSPAELWDAVKIKSDDRIPPRESVTDKFSFTMPAGAEQTTLTAALFYRSAPEEMAKKAGLKNPTTEMAKATQVVYASEQAQLQAAKTDVGQGKFFDGLNLFVALAGLAVVAGIVFWFTRRKRTA
- a CDS encoding trypsin-like peptidase domain-containing protein, which codes for MLSFIVALFAGLAGGFIGAQLVLGDAPTASRSATKVTVVPSKTEEPVVAAAAAAVPSVVNLDVSGEKVSGGQSGLPGDHPGVPKGGTGSGVAYKRAEGGGTYIITNAHVVDDATKITVRDASGASVPAELIGKDPETDIAVVKVDSSIPLIEAASSTDLLVGQTVVAIGSPFGLEHSVTSGVVSALGRSLPDFGSAENVYPLVDVIQTDAAINPGNSGGALVDRTGLLVGINTAIYSDSGASGGIGFAVPVNTAVRVAEQLIAGGSVSHPYIGIVGRTVIPELVAEEDLSVDEGAYVVSVGPGSGASKADVKPGDVVVTLDGKPVRSMDDLILLVRRKQVGDTVSLELNRGGQKVTTDVVVGDKPEELPVGSEDTTPSEDATP
- a CDS encoding MFS transporter, which translates into the protein MSAIHEHTTEEPLTCVPGAVRPGAVLTVLVAGTILAPLDASIVNIALPSMAAQFDVRLTLVSWVTTAYLLTSAALLLSMGRLGDVWGLRRLYIAGLIVFGVGSLACAVSPSIGFLIAARVLQASGSAMLFAAGPALVTRTFPPNRRGWALGYIALAVSLGLTAGPALGGVLVGTWGWPSIFIINLPIVAVVTVMSWRLLPDECPAGGRFDIPGALLSGMALFLVLIGLGGADRAGLISPAVIGPVAVGLLLGAVFVWWEHRAIAPMVDMAIFRVRAFSAGITAATLAYLALFAVTFTMPFYLVRVHGFDARIAGLVLTATPITMAVLAPIAGRRSDRKGSRTLATAGIAVLGGGLFIASFLEEGTPIALIVAALVVVGSGMAVFQTPNTSAVLRATPRSSSGVGSAFVAEARNVGMSLGIALTAAIVSAAVGAQGLPGGEGPIPEAVATAFVGGMSTALRVAAVIALGGAAVSWFGREADPVEGVGVKH
- a CDS encoding D-alanine--D-alanine ligase, which translates into the protein MTSIGAHDVRVAVLMGGRSAEREVSLNTGAQVSSALEEKGFGVVEIDTGDADFVARFASSDCHVAFICLHGRFGEDGTVQGLCELLETPYVGSGVLASALAMDKVMSKLFYRAMGLPTPEFMVLKRGEELDTGAVVAMLGDKCVVKPANEGSALGVTIVHEPAELAQAVGLALTYDRTVLIERFVAGVEVTVGVLGNEHPLALPVIEIVPEHEFYDYESKYVPGMSHHIIPARISEEARAESERLAIAAHETLGCRGMSRSDFIVSANGAVQLLETNTIPGMTTTSLLPDAARAAGIEFPDLCSRLVELALEPRR
- a CDS encoding CD225/dispanin family protein, with the protein product MNCSNCGNANAEGSQYCASCGAQLFGQAAPPAPPVPPAPEGYGQPAAAGYDEQVAGGYTVAPPPAAPAPPAYGQQYTQPQMHPQPGYAPAPPVKNHLVMAILATVLCCIPLGAVGIIYAAQVNSKLASGDYAGAQRASKNALIWSWVAIGGGLIGGVLYAVLAILGVVVDSL